A section of the Candidatus Delongbacteria bacterium genome encodes:
- a CDS encoding homocysteine S-methyltransferase family protein, giving the protein MGKIKDLAKDKIIIIDGATGTQIQGFNLIASDFGGDSFEGCNENLNIYRPDVIKEIHKRYIDAGADIIKTNSFGSSSLVLSEYNLQDKSYELSKKAAELAKEAISEFSKREVFAAGSIGPTTKMINVTGGISFNELKDVYKEQIRGVLDGGADLILFETFTDSSNLKAGILALKELDKEKNCETEFMISVTIERNGTMLAGQEISALYHSVVHFNPVSIGINCGLGPSQVAVHIENLSKISNVCVSVHPNAGLPDENGNYTEDPEIFSNKLFELVSSGNLNIVGGCCGTSPAHIKKLSEKISSLSPRRLSNINTSVVTGMETLEITDEVRPLMVGERTNMSGSKKFRKLIRDQKFDVAAEIAKKQVLKGAQIIDINLADTESDEIFNIDNFYPQVVKKIKVPVMVDTTGQADVVDKALSYLQGKGIINSVNLEDVRRFHEIAEIAKKHGAMIMALLISEEKMATTLEDKLETADRIYKMLTEEHKISPANIIFDCLVFPLGSGDENYYQAAKNTIESITLIKEKYPEVKFSLGISNCSFGLPEAGREALNSAYLYYATKAGLDMAIVNSEKIVRYASLSDEEKQLCKDMLFDNSPENVNKFIAYYSGREAKNKNIEISSLPLNERLKNYLVEGIKDGLESDLKLALEEKAPLDIINQDLMEGMAIVGKKFNDNELTVIEVLQSAEVMKSAVDFLKSFMSKESNVSKGKILLATVKGDVHDIGKNLVDIVLSNNGYEVIDLGIKIEKERIAEGVRKHNPDAIGLSGLLVKSAMEMIETAKYLKEQGIDLPIYVGGAALSKKFAGLKIQPMYEGSVIYGQDAVKSLDLFNHYFDKETRDNFLSEIRSDYRSLENPGIGQVKSQVNEMKVSELEIIPQNPEIVEYVENYKIDEVIPYINWQMLIGKHLGLKGIVKKEILDETS; this is encoded by the coding sequence ATGGGAAAAATTAAAGACTTAGCAAAAGATAAAATAATTATAATTGATGGTGCTACCGGAACTCAAATTCAAGGTTTCAATTTAATCGCTTCTGATTTTGGTGGAGATAGCTTTGAAGGGTGTAATGAAAATTTAAATATTTATAGACCTGATGTAATTAAAGAGATTCATAAAAGGTATATCGATGCCGGTGCAGATATAATTAAAACCAACAGTTTTGGTTCGTCATCTTTAGTCCTTTCAGAATATAATTTACAGGATAAATCTTACGAGTTATCTAAAAAAGCTGCTGAATTAGCTAAAGAAGCTATATCTGAATTTTCAAAAAGAGAAGTTTTCGCTGCTGGTAGTATTGGTCCTACTACAAAGATGATAAATGTTACTGGTGGGATTAGCTTTAATGAACTTAAGGATGTTTATAAAGAACAAATTCGTGGAGTTCTTGATGGTGGGGCAGATCTAATACTTTTTGAAACGTTTACAGATTCTTCAAATTTGAAAGCTGGTATACTTGCATTAAAAGAGTTGGATAAAGAGAAAAATTGCGAAACTGAATTTATGATTTCTGTAACTATAGAAAGAAATGGTACAATGTTAGCTGGACAAGAAATCTCAGCATTATATCACTCTGTTGTCCACTTCAATCCTGTTTCGATTGGTATAAATTGTGGTCTTGGTCCTTCACAGGTTGCTGTTCACATAGAAAATTTATCTAAAATTTCAAATGTTTGCGTCTCCGTTCACCCTAATGCTGGGTTACCTGATGAAAATGGAAATTATACTGAAGATCCTGAAATCTTCTCCAATAAACTTTTTGAATTAGTAAGTTCTGGAAATCTCAATATAGTTGGTGGTTGTTGCGGTACTAGTCCTGCTCATATTAAAAAATTGTCAGAGAAGATAAGCTCATTATCTCCAAGAAGATTATCTAATATTAATACTAGTGTTGTTACTGGAATGGAGACTCTTGAAATAACTGATGAAGTTAGACCACTAATGGTAGGCGAAAGAACAAATATGTCAGGGTCTAAAAAGTTCAGAAAATTGATAAGAGATCAAAAATTTGACGTTGCTGCAGAAATAGCTAAAAAACAGGTTCTTAAAGGTGCACAAATTATTGATATAAACCTCGCAGATACTGAATCAGACGAAATTTTTAATATCGATAATTTTTATCCTCAAGTAGTCAAAAAGATTAAAGTTCCTGTGATGGTAGATACAACAGGTCAGGCAGATGTTGTTGACAAGGCACTGAGCTATTTGCAAGGGAAAGGAATTATAAATTCAGTTAACCTTGAAGATGTAAGAAGATTTCATGAGATTGCCGAAATAGCTAAAAAGCATGGTGCTATGATTATGGCTTTGCTAATTAGTGAAGAGAAGATGGCTACAACATTGGAAGACAAGCTGGAAACGGCTGATAGAATTTACAAAATGCTCACAGAAGAGCACAAAATTAGTCCTGCTAATATAATTTTCGATTGTCTTGTTTTTCCGTTAGGGAGTGGTGATGAAAATTATTATCAGGCTGCGAAAAATACAATAGAATCTATTACCTTGATTAAAGAGAAATATCCTGAAGTTAAATTTTCTCTGGGTATATCGAACTGTTCCTTTGGACTGCCTGAAGCTGGTAGAGAAGCTTTAAATTCTGCGTATCTTTATTATGCTACCAAAGCTGGTTTAGATATGGCAATTGTTAATAGTGAAAAAATTGTGAGATACGCATCTCTTTCAGATGAGGAAAAACAACTTTGTAAGGATATGCTTTTTGATAATTCACCAGAAAATGTGAATAAGTTTATAGCTTATTATTCTGGTAGAGAAGCAAAAAATAAAAATATTGAAATCAGCTCATTACCATTGAATGAAAGATTGAAAAATTACTTGGTGGAAGGGATTAAAGATGGCTTGGAAAGTGATCTAAAATTAGCCCTTGAAGAGAAAGCTCCACTGGATATTATCAATCAAGATCTAATGGAAGGCATGGCGATAGTTGGTAAAAAATTTAATGACAACGAATTGACCGTTATTGAAGTTTTACAATCGGCAGAGGTTATGAAAAGTGCTGTAGATTTTCTAAAGTCTTTCATGAGTAAGGAAAGTAATGTTTCTAAAGGTAAAATTTTATTAGCAACTGTGAAAGGTGATGTTCACGATATTGGAAAAAATTTAGTGGATATTGTCCTTTCTAATAATGGTTATGAGGTTATAGATCTTGGGATTAAAATAGAGAAAGAGAGAATAGCCGAAGGTGTAAGAAAGCATAATCCTGATGCTATAGGATTGTCTGGGTTGTTAGTAAAATCGGCAATGGAAATGATAGAAACGGCAAAATACTTAAAAGAGCAGGGAATTGATCTTCCTATCTACGTTGGAGGAGCTGCATTATCAAAGAAATTTGCTGGATTAAAAATTCAACCAATGTACGAAGGATCTGTAATTTATGGTCAGGATGCTGTAAAATCACTGGATCTTTTCAATCACTATTTCGATAAAGAGACGAGGGATAATTTTTTAAGCGAAATTAGATCAGACTATAGATCATTGGAAAATCCTGGAATAGGACAAGTTAAATCACAAGTAAATGAAATGAAGGTTAGTGAACTTGAGATTATTCCTCAAAATCCAGAGATTGTTGAATATGTGGAAAATTATAAAATTGATGAAGTAATACCATACATCAACTGGCAAATGCTTATTGGAAAACATCTTGGACTAAAAGGAATTGTTAAGAAAGAGATTTTGGACGAGACTTCTA